The genomic region AACGACGACGACTACCAGGATCTTTAGTGATTAGGGCTTTGTTTTTCTgtttcattgtatttatttgacttttaatttatttgaatatttaatatttaatattacataattgattaatattatttataatttgaccactaattgtgtgaaaaataattttacataaaaaaataaaattaaaaaacaaaaataaaaaaagtgcgccacaatatttttaaaaaaaaaattgccattaccgtcgaatttactGAGGGCATAGTCTGACGGTAATAGTGAGGGAAACAAGATATCGTGGCGCCAACATTATCGTCGAAAAAATTTGCCAATAACCAAATAGTTTTTCGAGCAGGTAATCCATTGCAAAATTCGATGATAATTACTATCAGACAGAAAGATCCGACAGTAACTGATTACCGGCGATGTTTATATCGTcgaattttttttgtctttctaaTGATAAATATGACGGTactatttttttttgtagtggaCGAAGAATCTGCCAATAAacaattatcataaaaatttataaCGTTGGATTTATTCTGTCGCAAAATTCGGGTAAACATATTTTTAGAGGATTTTATTGATAAATCCACCGATAAATCAGATAATATTCAACGACTTTCTTATAgtaaaaacagaaacaaaaaacaaacaaaacaccaAATCAAAAACACCAATTAGTCTATTACCGAACTCCTCAAAAGTTGAAATTCACACACAAATAAGATTCTGTTAAGTTTAGATTTTAAATGTCTAATTGAATTTTAGATgctttcatttttaaaattttcatatattttttttcttatgttaaatgttgaTTGTAATATTAATAGTGCAATATTAACTCCCAACTTAATATATCATAATGATTGATCCCATTATTGTAATTACAAGGTACCAAAAACTTCAtatcccaaatttattttatatccCTAAACTCAAGCCACTTTTTAAGATTCATATAATTAGCTTCTATTTTTTACCATCTTTGCTAGTAAGTAATTATATACTTATGTTGCTTATTAAAAAAGGAGAAGATATATATAAGGTGATTAATTTCCAACTTTGTCATCtatgctttttattttaatataacttGAACAAAAATTACACACATTTAATTACTAAATGGGAAAAATGTAAatagattttaataattaaagcaattaaattaagaaaaagtATCATGATTATAAAAGTGATATTTATGTGTTTAAGTTTAACTATGAGAGATGTTATACAAAATTCTAtcttgtttaatttgaatttttgagaTGTCTATCCATATCTATATGCATGTTGGAGTGGGGGGAATTATTACAGTATGATAAAGTGTACATTATATTATGAATTTCGCTAGGTAATCAATATTCAATTAGTCAACTATCAATTAATTTATCATTAATTAGTAATTNNNNNTTTATAACATTTATAACAAAATAGAATTAAGATAAAACTTAAACCATATTTTATATTACCTATTGTCACCGTACACCATACCATATTGTATAATTAATTATGCATCGAATTTGATATACTAGATTTTGTACaacattttaatttgatttaattgttATACATGGCCTgagcatgcattgctcaattgATTTGGAACATCAGTAGCATAGAGTGTACGACAAAGTTAACATTGCAATTATAGAAATTTAAGGGTACATATAAAGTACATACATTGTGTATACATGGGAGGCGAGTTAAAAAACCTCACCAAAGCATTGAATAAAATGTGGTGTACTCTCGAAATTATATGATATATAATATTTTTCAcctttatattattatataataacttgttttttaagtttaaattaatagaaaaaaataaaaatccatgaataattatatttataataattattatttatatacttaattttttaataataaaaatcaaaattctaTAAACGACTCAATTTGTTGTAAAGTTTAAACAATTAAACtattaaaaactaaaaacccaAGTAACATGTATATATTCTAACATTTTCgtcaaattcattaaaaatttagAACTATTATGAACtacaaaaatttgaaatatagaTGAAATTCAGACAGAATTATCGTATTTAAATATGTTTAggatattatatattaatataatatctaATTAAGTAATCTAAATACTACATTAGATTAGTTTCATATATTCTATTAATCCAATTATAGAAAAGTGAATGTTAACTCAAATTGAGTTATGGTGGTGAGTTTTCCATagtaaaacaaattttgaaaagaaatcaaacaaaaaaatataagatGAAAAGACATTATATATAACTCAAAATCTTAAGATTTTaagttaatatatattatattatgaattcttcattctttcttattttcGTTAATACGGAACTAATTTCTTGTATTCCATGCACACCTGCAACTTTAAAACTCAatatataagataaaaataaaaataaagataaataatacattgaaaaaaaaaattccttcTTCCAAACTTCTAGCACATCTTATAATAGAGGTAAATTAAATATACATAGTAATAAGGAACCAAAGTGCATGCTAAATTCATCATTTGCAACTACCCACTTATGATAGAAGCAAATTAAACATCATAAAATCATAATTTGATTTGATCCTTATTTAGCTTCTAAATAAGTTGATCAACACATCTTAGGTGCCCATTTGGGATCTCTAGTACTAAAGAAAGAAGCAAGAACCCTAGACTTAAGCAACTTAAGTGCTTTCTTAGACTTAACACACCTTGGTGTTTTATACTGATTAATTGAAGCACCTTGAGCAATAAACAAATCCATCAACAAATCAAACGTCCCTCCTTCAACCACACGTATTTCAAGTGGTCCCACAGATCTATCATTCGTCCTGCACCTCCTGTACACGTAATCCAACTCCTCTTCTATTACATTGCAACATTCCTCAATAACACTAAAATACTTGTTATTGTTGCTATTGTTATGGAGGATTTGGATTTCCCAGTACAAAACATAATGTCCTGGAAGAGAAGAAGTGTCCGGATAGCTAGTGTATTCAAGTAGGAGAGCATCGTGAGGTTCTAGAAGCTTCTTAGCCATGGTTATAGCTCTATGGAGATCCTCTTCGCTTGTCTTTTCGGTGTCTATGCTTAGGACTACATTTCTTCTGCATATGAAACGGAATTGTGGTGCTTTGTTGTAGAATCCAACTACTTGCACCACATCACCAATTCGGTATCTATACAGTCCTGATCATCGTATGCATCAAAATACACAATTTCATTTGATAAATATATTTAGATACATTAGATAATATAATGGTATGTATATTAATTAATTGACATTGTATTAAGTTGGTTGATCATTATTATTTTGTTGATGGGTGACATTGGTTGATGACATAACATGTTATATTATTGGTCAACATCATCATATATACTATATAGAAGGGTCAATGCCACATATCACATATGCATgaaataatttaacaaaaatattatatacatattaaaaatcaatcaatatatatagatagataattaattaattaattttgtgaTGGTCTTTTGTGAGTACGTAGAtagttaagaaaaaaaaaatgcatataCATGTATCACAAATTTATTATACTAGATATATACTAAATCAACTATATTTTTTGGAACCAATAATAAAACTAGGCTCtagaaaaaaattttatgtgtaatttttgaaaaatatattgcCATCTATTTTATCGACtattaaatgaaataaattaaaaatatatatatatacatcaaactAGATAATAACTAACTCACCAGCAAAGGTAGTGATGACCAGCTCATAAAAGCAACCAAGCTTGACATGAACCAAGTCCACAAGCTTCTCATTAGGCACTTGCTTCTTTTCATCAAAATCCATCAACAATGTCCCATTATGTCCAAGAGGTATGAACTCAAAGTACCCCATGTTGGGTAATATTGTAAATGCCACGTCCTTTGGATCACAAAAAGGCCTTAAATTAACCCCAAAGTAACACTCAGATGAAGCATACATTGTACACACCAAAGGCAATTTCCCATCACTATAATAATCCAAAGCAGGCACATATTGGGCCATTGATCCTGTTACCACTGCTTCTATGTATTTTGCCCTAGGCCAAATCTTGCACAAAATTCCCTTCCAACATTTTTCGCTACAAACCTTAGCCAATTCATCAGCTAGGGTTGGATTTGGTGACGATAGCAAGGTGTTCATGCAAGATCTACAATTAGGGTCAGTAATCGAGTTGTTAAGGTGTCCAGTTCTTATGTCTTCCGTGAGTATCTTCCAATTGCATTCGAGAAAAGAAATTGCCCTGAGAAAGGCTGAGGCAAACACCGCACCAAGTCGCAGGACTTGTTGCCGTTGGATAAGGCCTGATAGTATCTGGCAATACATGCTTTGCGCGGTGTCGGCACAAAGGATGGTTTGGTCTGGGCTAGTAAGGTCGTTCCACCGGTCATGACTCCTGCACTTGAAATGCTTGCTCTTGTAATAAGATGTAAGAACTGTTCTTGCTGGTAAGCCACATGGGGTGGACATTTCTGCCTTCACAAAATATAGGAACATTGCCTTCCCTTCATCAAGATTAGGAACATACCTGAAATTAAATTATGTTAAGAACTTTTACTAATAACAAAAATTTAATTCGAttgttcaatatttcttttataaaaattaaGTGGGACTAGTCAATTATCCATGTACAAGTCAATAACTACGTTCATTCAAGTAAGAAAATTCTGGGTTGAAAAAATGGGTTACATTGATGATCTCATCAGCATACAATTAATTTATAAAGGTGTTCATATGATCTTTTCTCTAAATCATTAGTTAATAAGTTATAGTTTCCATCACATTTAAATTACCATATACTATTATATAGAAGGAACGCATTtcattattaagaaaaatatattcttaattaaatttaaatgcaATAATGCAGTCCAAGTGAAGTCGAGCATACATTAGTATCTAATTTTTTGGACCACACAATTTAATCTCgaatgaagaaattttatttatttattgtataTAAACATAACTAGTGCATGGTAATGGGGtctttagttattattattagtacATGGTGATACAATAATACATTTTTATCTCGGTTTCTTTTTAAGATGCACTAGGAAAGGAGAATCATAACTCAACCTATACGAGTATATGAAATACATTATtatcattaaaataaaataaaaaaatcttgttaaagattagttaaaataatttaaaattttataattataatctATGAAAATGAAATGCATAATCAATCTATATTAAagttaaggaaaaaaaaaaagaaaaatgagttgGATGTTACTATTAACTGATTTATGATTGGCATGATAAGGTTGTAGAGAAAGGTACGACGGTCAAGATCTTCAGCTATTGATGGTGTTATCTTTGGTTCTCCACCTGATGTCCCTGAACTGCGATTACATTTATTTGTCAATATCATTTTTCGgcataaaaaaataatagttatATAAAAGAAGCGTACTCAAAGATGATGCATGTAACATTATTTTTCAAATGAATGTAAATacgttaattaaaagaaaaaattagtacTCTGTATATAATATAGTACACCTGCATAACATCTCTGTTATAGGGTGACCAGTGATGAGAGAAGACTCGTCTCCATTTGCAATTCTTTCAATATACGGAAATATTGCTTCATAAATTGTGACTGGAACACACCTCTTAAACTCAGTTATGCTTAAATCTTTTTCGTTTAAATACTTCTTCAAATATTCAGTATTCTTATTCTGAGTCAAGATCTCTCTCAAAATTTGTTCTTGAACTTCACCGGCCTTCAGAGTTAGCCTCTCTATCTCCTTGAGTGCTTCAACACCTTTGTACTCTAATTTCCTTCCATCCATAGTTACAGAGAAAGATTGGGAGTTAATAATTAATATCTagggaaattaaaaagaagagtGTAGAGAATGTTGTATGCAAAGAAGAACACACTAGAGTAGAGTACACTATACTACTAAATAACACTTTTAAGTAACACTTCTTCACATTGATGGAAAAAACACTAGTCTGTGTGCATTTATATAGATAGTTATCTGcatgttattatattatatatggcCAAATATAACTTcttgaaaaacaaaaatcttcTCTCACTTTAATTTGTTctctcaaaattaaaattttcttcttttaatatatataatatttaataagTATTTNNNNNNNNNNNNNNNNNNNNNNNNNNNNNNNNNNNNNNNNNNNNNNNNNNNNNNNNNNNNNNNNNNNNNNNNNNNNNNNNNNNNNNNNNNNNacgtaaaaaaaattataaaatatttacacTTTGATTaatagtaaaataaaatttttgataaaatattttttatcaattaatATGACAAATATTATAAACACAGCAAAATAATGTACTTCACTGTAATCCTAGTGGAAACAATTGATGCTGATGCCATCAATGACGTGGTCCCCATAACTTTTACTTGGTTTATCTCTTGATCATTTAGAATCAAAAGttatataaaaatattcaaaTTCATGCAAAAATATTGCAAAAATTAGGGGAAAATATCTTCCCAAAAGTTAGTGGTTCCAACTTCAATTCCAATTTGCAATGAAAATAAGACAAAGTGTACATGATCTTTAGAAATTTTTATGACTACTGTCTTTACACTCATTTAACATTTTTCATTGTAATGAAGAAGAAATATGTGTAAtgtttcttaattaattattatctaATAGTATTAGATAAGGTTTTGAAAATCGGATTGGTCATTAAATTACTCTAGTTATTAGTTTACTAATCTAATTAGTTTAATCTTGGTTTAACTAGAAtaacaattttataaaaaaaataata from Arachis ipaensis cultivar K30076 chromosome B02, Araip1.1, whole genome shotgun sequence harbors:
- the LOC107628580 gene encoding putative indole-3-acetic acid-amido synthetase GH3.9 isoform X1 gives rise to the protein MDGRKLEYKGVEALKEIERLTLKAGEVQEQILREILTQNKNTEYLKKYLNEKDLSITEFKRCVPVTIYEAIFPYIERIANGDESSLITGHPITEMLCSSGTSGGEPKITPSIAEDLDRRTFLYNLIMPIINQYVPNLDEGKAMFLYFVKAEMSTPCGLPARTVLTSYYKSKHFKCRSHDRWNDLTSPDQTILCADTAQSMYCQILSGLIQRQQVLRLGAVFASAFLRAISFLECNWKILTEDIRTGHLNNSITDPNCRSCMNTLLSSPNPTLADELAKVCSEKCWKGILCKIWPRAKYIEAVVTGSMAQYVPALDYYSDGKLPLVCTMYASSECYFGVNLRPFCDPKDVAFTILPNMGYFEFIPLGHNGTLLMDFDEKKQVPNEKLVDLVHVKLGCFYELVITTFAGLYRYRIGDVVQVVGFYNKAPQFRFICRRNVVLSIDTEKTSEEDLHRAITMAKKLLEPHDALLLEYTSYPDTSSLPGHYVLYWEIQILHNNSNNNKYFSVIEECCNVIEEELDYVYRRCRTNDRSVGPLEIRVVEGGTFDLLMDLFIAQGASINQYKTPRCVKSKKALKLLKSRVLASFFSTRDPKWAPKMC
- the LOC107628580 gene encoding putative indole-3-acetic acid-amido synthetase GH3.9 isoform X2; this encodes MDGRKLEYKGVEALKEIERLTLKAGEVQEQILREILTQNKNTEYLKKYLNEKDLSITEFKSSGTSGGEPKITPSIAEDLDRRTFLYNLIMPIINQYVPNLDEGKAMFLYFVKAEMSTPCGLPARTVLTSYYKSKHFKCRSHDRWNDLTSPDQTILCADTAQSMYCQILSGLIQRQQVLRLGAVFASAFLRAISFLECNWKILTEDIRTGHLNNSITDPNCRSCMNTLLSSPNPTLADELAKVCSEKCWKGILCKIWPRAKYIEAVVTGSMAQYVPALDYYSDGKLPLVCTMYASSECYFGVNLRPFCDPKDVAFTILPNMGYFEFIPLGHNGTLLMDFDEKKQVPNEKLVDLVHVKLGCFYELVITTFAGLYRYRIGDVVQVVGFYNKAPQFRFICRRNVVLSIDTEKTSEEDLHRAITMAKKLLEPHDALLLEYTSYPDTSSLPGHYVLYWEIQILHNNSNNNKYFSVIEECCNVIEEELDYVYRRCRTNDRSVGPLEIRVVEGGTFDLLMDLFIAQGASINQYKTPRCVKSKKALKLLKSRVLASFFSTRDPKWAPKMC